The following proteins are encoded in a genomic region of Fibrobacter sp.:
- a CDS encoding threonylcarbamoyl-AMP synthase has protein sequence MMRAERILLQSVLDSIEELSRVARLIQDGAVFIYPTETIYGIGGRSDLQSVMDRVYEAKNRPAVKSVILIASRKECFSPLGLHYTPAAETLMKKFWPGLLTFVLPSDKSLEGIAIRVSDHPFISAIFSLIETPLISTSANLSGQSYDPDPEHIFEIFRDKVDFMIDAGFLPPSPPSTVIKAGRNNEISPVREGAVRKSVIDQFLKEMGF, from the coding sequence ATGATGAGAGCTGAGAGAATACTGCTTCAATCAGTTTTAGACTCCATCGAAGAACTCTCCCGTGTTGCCCGTTTGATTCAGGATGGAGCGGTTTTTATCTATCCCACAGAAACAATTTACGGGATAGGGGGGAGATCAGATCTGCAGTCAGTAATGGATCGGGTTTATGAGGCTAAAAATCGTCCAGCGGTTAAATCGGTTATACTGATTGCTTCAAGGAAAGAGTGTTTTTCTCCTTTAGGACTTCACTATACCCCGGCAGCAGAGACTCTCATGAAAAAATTCTGGCCGGGGCTTTTAACCTTCGTGCTTCCATCGGATAAGAGTTTGGAGGGAATCGCGATACGTGTATCGGATCACCCTTTTATCTCCGCGATTTTTTCGCTTATAGAAACCCCGCTAATCTCAACCAGCGCCAATCTCAGCGGTCAATCTTACGATCCGGACCCGGAGCATATCTTTGAAATCTTCAGGGATAAAGTTGATTTCATGATCGATGCCGGTTTTCTCCCGCCATCTCCTCCGTCGACGGTGATTAAAGCTGGACGTAATAATGAAATATCGCCTGTAAGGGAAGGCGCTGTGAGGAAAAGTGTAATTGATCAGTTTTTAAAGGAAATGGGTTTCTGA
- the purD gene encoding phosphoribosylamine--glycine ligase encodes MNSVLIIGSGGREHAILKALLRSDRPLCMYAYPGNPGMERDGCMLVDREIKNWNDLADWASENEIDLTIVGPEAPLVDGVVDIFRKENLTIFGPAKAAAEIEGSKAFAKDLMKKYKIPTADFSIFDNKESALSFVHEKDAPVVVKVSGLAGGKGAIVCDTKEEAEKALVEIFDDKRFGVAGTRVVIEEKMIGEEASVFVITDGKKYRILPVSQDHKAVGDGDTGPNTGGMGAYAPAPLVDDKLLLQIEKEIIKPVLKAMELEGRKYQGLLYYGIMVTSDGPKVVEFNCRFGDPETQAVLPLVSCDWYELFKSCANGKMTSSSWTINPGYCVSVILASQGYPGNFEKGKVITGIEETEREKSNVDIYHSGTALNNQEQLVTNGGRVLAVSAWDDTLEKAIKIAYQAVDGIDFEGKHYRCDIAAKGLARIQMTENSSGKLEKQVGSR; translated from the coding sequence ATGAATTCAGTTCTTATAATCGGAAGTGGAGGACGGGAGCACGCAATCCTCAAGGCATTGCTCAGGTCAGACCGGCCGCTTTGTATGTATGCCTATCCGGGGAATCCGGGTATGGAGCGGGATGGCTGCATGCTGGTTGATCGTGAAATCAAAAACTGGAACGATCTTGCAGACTGGGCTTCAGAGAATGAAATTGATCTTACAATAGTTGGTCCGGAAGCGCCTCTTGTTGATGGTGTAGTTGATATTTTCAGGAAGGAAAACCTGACTATATTTGGTCCTGCCAAAGCAGCTGCTGAAATTGAGGGAAGTAAGGCTTTTGCAAAGGACCTGATGAAAAAGTATAAAATTCCCACAGCAGATTTCAGCATATTTGACAATAAGGAATCCGCTCTTTCTTTTGTTCACGAAAAGGACGCACCTGTAGTCGTAAAGGTAAGCGGGCTGGCTGGGGGAAAAGGCGCTATCGTTTGCGATACCAAAGAAGAAGCAGAGAAAGCGCTTGTGGAGATTTTTGATGACAAGCGGTTTGGTGTGGCTGGGACCAGGGTGGTCATTGAGGAAAAGATGATCGGTGAGGAAGCATCGGTATTTGTAATTACCGATGGTAAAAAGTACCGTATTCTTCCTGTGTCACAGGATCACAAAGCAGTGGGAGATGGAGATACAGGCCCGAATACCGGCGGGATGGGGGCTTATGCTCCAGCGCCTCTGGTTGATGACAAGCTGCTTCTGCAGATCGAAAAAGAGATCATAAAACCAGTACTTAAAGCCATGGAACTTGAGGGGCGGAAATACCAGGGGCTTCTCTATTATGGCATTATGGTTACATCTGATGGCCCCAAGGTGGTGGAATTTAATTGCAGGTTCGGTGATCCGGAGACTCAGGCAGTACTTCCTCTGGTGAGCTGTGACTGGTATGAGCTGTTTAAATCATGTGCAAACGGCAAGATGACATCTTCCTCCTGGACAATAAACCCCGGATACTGTGTTTCTGTGATACTTGCTTCCCAGGGTTATCCGGGAAATTTTGAAAAGGGTAAAGTGATCACTGGTATCGAGGAGACCGAGCGTGAAAAAAGCAATGTGGATATTTACCATAGCGGAACGGCTCTGAATAACCAGGAGCAGCTTGTAACAAATGGCGGCCGGGTGCTGGCTGTGAGTGCATGGGATGACACTCTGGAAAAGGCGATCAAAATAGCCTACCAGGCTGTAGATGGGATTGATTTCGAAGGAAAACACTATCGTTGCGATATCGCGGCTAAGGGGTTGGCAAGAATCCAGATGACAGAGAACAGCAGCGGGAAATTAGAAAAACAAGTTGGCAGTAGATAA
- the purE gene encoding 5-(carboxyamino)imidazole ribonucleotide mutase has product MKAAVVIGSKSDMNLAEKAEAVFKDFGVEFETHVISAHRNPNKIRKFCLRAHENYDIIIAIAGLAAHLPGVIASMTVLPVIGVPADGGPLSGEDALLSIVQMPAGIPVACVGIGNSKNAALLAVQILGCKDSSLKAKLIEYRKQFGDDES; this is encoded by the coding sequence ATGAAAGCAGCAGTTGTGATCGGGTCCAAATCTGACATGAATTTAGCGGAAAAAGCAGAAGCCGTCTTTAAGGATTTCGGTGTAGAATTTGAAACTCATGTTATTTCAGCACACAGGAATCCAAATAAGATCCGTAAATTCTGTCTCAGGGCTCACGAGAACTATGATATAATCATAGCTATAGCCGGACTGGCAGCTCATCTTCCGGGAGTGATCGCTAGTATGACAGTGCTTCCTGTGATAGGTGTACCGGCTGATGGCGGACCGCTCAGTGGTGAAGACGCGCTGTTGTCGATAGTTCAGATGCCTGCCGGAATTCCGGTAGCCTGTGTGGGAATAGGGAATTCAAAGAATGCCGCGCTGCTTGCTGTGCAGATTCTGGGCTGTAAAGACTCATCTCTGAAGGCGAAATTAATAGAATACCGCAAACAGTTCGGGGATGATGAGAGCTGA
- the queF gene encoding NADPH-dependent 7-cyano-7-deazaguanine reductase QueF → MFFENVVSLEEALKQSRFPSLETFDCPYNSASTGSGVIRIIFPEFTCVCPKTGYPDFAAIGLYYLPDKLCLELKSWKLYLNAFRMVGTFHETVTWHLFETIKKLLEPKWLLVTGDFYPRGNVDTTVVFEYGNRPDGADLLVGRLEPRFKEAGL, encoded by the coding sequence ATGTTTTTTGAAAATGTTGTTTCATTGGAAGAAGCTCTTAAGCAAAGTCGATTTCCTTCACTCGAAACATTTGACTGCCCTTACAATTCCGCATCCACCGGCAGCGGGGTTATAAGGATTATCTTTCCTGAATTTACCTGCGTTTGTCCAAAAACCGGCTACCCGGACTTTGCGGCTATTGGTCTTTACTATCTACCGGATAAGCTGTGCCTTGAATTGAAGTCATGGAAGCTTTATCTGAATGCTTTCCGCATGGTTGGAACTTTCCACGAGACTGTCACCTGGCATCTTTTTGAGACCATTAAAAAGCTCCTTGAACCAAAATGGCTGCTTGTTACCGGTGATTTCTATCCCCGGGGAAATGTGGATACAACGGTAGTATTTGAATATGGGAACCGTCCGGATGGAGCCGACCTGCTTGTAGGGCGTCTTGAACCCCGATTCAAGGAAGCTGGCTTATAA